CTACCTTCTCTCTACTTCACGTATCTTCCTACGTAGCACAATTTCACGTGCGATCCTCGGAGCCCACTCCTCCTATACTTCTCTCTGCTGTAGTGTCCGAAATAGAGGCATGTGTATGACCTACCCTTCGCTTTAACTGGCTTCTGGCATGGGAAGCCTCTTTCGCCGCAGACAGGGCACCTTCCCCTCTTTGACCACTACACCTCTTCTACTACGCATCCCTCCAGTGTTATGTAAACCCAATTAAGTAGTTTAGGTATACAAATCTAACACAGGTTTTTTCCAAACCGTGGGCTGGAAATGTTAACATAGTGAAATCTGCCCCATCGTTCTTAGGTGGGTCTTGTCTACTATATCGGCGGAATACAATGTAGTTGGTGATATCGAATTTCATAGTACAGTGCCTGATGATGCGGGAAGCCCAGCGACCATAAGTTTCCGTAAAGCGCCTAAGAGCGTGAAGTCTGCTGGTAGAGAAGCTTTCCACGTAACGCTTAAGCGTGAGCCGGGTGGTTGGTTCGTAGCCACCTGCAAAGAACTACCCGAAGCAATTTCGCAGGAGGCAGACATAGAAGAAGCGACGAAGAATATTAAGGAGGCTATAGCGGCTGTGCTAGAAGACATATAGCGAAGCGAGGTTTCCACCTCAGATATTGTAGTGGTTGAAAGGGAAGAACGGTTGACGAAACTCCCCACGGTATCGGGGATAGATGTCGTCAAATACCCCAGTTAACGGACATCGAAAAGAGAGCAACCGAACGTTAGCGGCTCCTTTCAAACACAACTAAGTAGGTTGAGGTGTCGAGGTAGAAGGTCACCATTCAATGCATCTCCTCTCTCCTGAGCTCGACGACTTCTTCGCTTAAACTTCTTCCCCCAACCTCTCTGGCTAAAATTTCCCTTACATCTTCCAGGGGCTTTAGATACTTCTCGTACTCCCTGTAAAGCGCCATCACATACTCCCTAACCCTATTAGCCTTCGCCTGGTAAAGCCCTATAGCTATTAGACCCTCGACTTTCTTCTTGGTTAACTCTTCGATCTCAG
This genomic interval from Nitrososphaerota archaeon contains the following:
- a CDS encoding type II toxin-antitoxin system HicB family antitoxin, whose amino-acid sequence is MKSAGREAFHVTLKREPGGWFVATCKELPEAISQEADIEEATKNIKEAIAAVLEDI